A section of the Papio anubis isolate 15944 chromosome 16, Panubis1.0, whole genome shotgun sequence genome encodes:
- the CSF2RB gene encoding cytokine receptor common subunit beta isoform X5, with translation MPWSACPYPRCVPRRCVIPYQSFVVTDVDYYSFRPDRPLGTQLTVTLTQHVQPPAPKDLQISTDQDHFLLTWSVAPGSPQSHWLSLGDLESEVVYKRLQDSWEDAATFLSNASQATLGPEHLMPSSTYVARVRTRLASGSRLSGRPSEWSPEVRWDSQPGDEAQPQNLQCFFDGAAVLSCSWEVRQEVASSVSFGLFYKPSPDAGSAVLLREEECSPVLREGLGSLYTRHHCQIPVPDPGTHGQYIVSVQPRKAEKRIKSSENIQMAPPSLNVTRDGDSYSLRWETMKMQYEHIDHTFEIQYTKDTATWKDSKTETLQNAHSMALPALEPSTRYWARVRVRTSRTGYNGTWSDWSEVCSWDTESVLPMWVLALVVIFLTIAVLLALRFCGIYGYRLRRKWEERIPNPSKSHLFQNGSAELWTPGSMMAFTSGSPPHQGPWDSRFPELEGVFPVGFGESEVSPLTIEDLRHVCDPPSGPDTTPAASDLPTEQPPSPQPGPPASSHTPEKQVSSFDFNGPYLGPPHSRSLPDILGQPEPPQACGSQKSPPPGSLEYLCLPAGGQVQLVPLAQAMGHGQAMDVERRPSQGAAGSSSLESGGDPAPPALGPRVGGQDPKDSPVAIPASSGVPEDPGVASGYVSSADLVLPPHSGASAVSLVPSPGIPSDQTPSFCPGLASGPPGAPGPVKSGFEGYVELPPTEGQSPKSPVNNLVPPEVRSPVLNPGERRADVSPTSPQPEGLLVLQQVGDYCFLPGLSPGPLSPRSKPSSPGPCPEIRDLDQACQVKKPPGQAVPQVPVIQLFKVLKQQDYLSLPPWEVNKPGEVC, from the exons ATGCCCTGGTCAGCCTGCCCCTATCCCCGCTGCGTGCCCAGGAGATGTGTCATTCCTTACCAGAGTTTTGTCGTCACGGACGTTGACTACTACTCATTCCGACCAGACAGGCCTCTGGGCACCCAGCTCACCGTCACTCTGACCCAGCATG TCCAGCCTCCTGCGCCCAAGGACCTGCAGATCAGCACCGACCAGGACCACTTCCTGCTGACCTGGAGTGTGGCCCCTGGGAGTCCCCAGAGCCACTGGTTGTCCCTGGGGGATCTGGAGTCTGAGGTGGTCTACAAGCGGCTCCAGGATTCTTGGGAG GATGCAGCCACCTTCCTCTCCAACGCCTCTCAGGCCACCCTGGGGCCAGAGCACCTCATGCCCAGCAGCACCTATGTGGCCCGAGTGCGGACCCGCCTGGCCTCAGGCTCTCGGCTCTCGGGACGTCCCAGCGAGTGGAGCCCAGAGGTTCGCTGGGACTCCCAGCCAG GGGACGAGGCCCAGCCCCAGAACCTGCAGTGCTTCTTTGACGGGGCCGCCGTGCTCAGCTGCtcctgggaggtgaggcaggaggtggcCAGCTCAGTCTCCTTTGGCCTCTTCTACAAGCCCAGCCCAGATGCAGG CTCTGCTGTGCTCCTCAGGGAGGAAGAGTGCTCCCCAGTGCTGAGGGAGGGGCTCGGCAGCCTCTACACCAGGCACCACTGCCAGATTCCCGTGCCCGACCCCGGGACCCATGGCCAATACATCGTCTCCGTCCagccaaggaaggcagagaaaCGCATAAAGAGCTCAGAAAACA TCCAGATGGCCCCTCCATCCCTCAACGTGACCAGGGATGGAGACAGCTACAGTCTGCGCTGGGAAACAATGAAAATGCAATACGAACACATAGACCACACATTTGAGATCCAGTACACGAAAGACACGGCCACGTGGAAG GACAGCAAGACTGAGACCCTCCAGAACGCCCACAGCATGGCCCTGCCAGCCCTGGAGCCCTCCACCAGATACTGGGCCAGGGTGAGGGTCAGGACCTCCCGCACCGGCTACAATGGAACCTGGAGCGACTGGAGTGAGGTGTGCTCCTGGGACACCGAGTCGG TGCTGCCCATGTGGGTGCTGGCTCTCGTTGTGATCTTCCTCACCATCGCTGTGCTCTTGGCCCTCCGCTTCTGTGGCATCTACGGGTACAG GCTGCGTAGAAAGTGGGAGGAGAGGATCCCCAACCCCAGCAAGAGCCACCTGTTCCAG AACGGGAGTGCAGAGCTTTGGACCCCAGGCAGCATGATGGCCTTCACCAGCGGGAGCCCCCCACACCAGGGGCCGTGGGACAGCCGCTTCCCTGAGCTGGAGGG GGTGTTCCCTGTAGGATTCGGGGAGAGCGAGGTGTCACCTCTCACCATAGAGGACCTCAGGCATGTCTGTGATCCACCATCTGGGCCTGACACGACTCCAGCTGCCTCCGATCTGCCCACAGagcagccccccagcccccagccaggcccacctgcctcctcccacACGCCTGAGAAGCAGGTTTCCAGCTTTGACTTCAATGGGCCCTACCTGGGGCCGCCCCACAGCCGCTCCCTGCCTGACATCCTGGGCCAGCCAGAGCCCCCACAGGCGTGTGGGAGCCAGAAGTCCCCACCTCCAGGGTCCCTGGAGTACCTGTGTCTGCCTGCTGGGGGGCAGGTGCAGCTGGTCCCTCTGGCCCAGGCGATGGGACATGGCCAGGCCATGGACGTGGAGAGGAGGCCGAGCCAGGGGGCTGCAGGGAGTTCCTCCCTGGAGTCTGGGGGAGACCCTGCCCCTCCTGCTCTTGGGCCAAGGGTGGGAGGACAGGACCCAAAGGACAGTCCTGTGGCTATACCCGCGAGCTCTGGGGTTCCTGAGGACCCTGGAGTGGCCTCTGGTTACGTCTCCTCTGCAGACCTGGTACTCCCCCCACACTCAGGGGCCTCGGCTGTCTCCCTGGTTCCCTCTCCGGGCATCCCCTCAGACCAGACCCCCAGCTTCTGTCCTGGGCTGGCCAGTGGACCCCCTGGGGCCCCAGGCCCTGTGAAGTCAGGGTTTGAGGGCTATGTGGAGCTCCCTCCAACTGAGGGCCAGTCCCCCAAGTCCCCAGTGAACAATCTTGTCCCCCCTGAGGTCAGAAGCCCTGTCCTGAATCCAGGGGAACGCCGGGCAGATGTGTCCCCAACATCCCCACAGCCCGAGGGCCTCCTTGTCCTGCAGCAGGTGGGCGACTATTGCTTCCTCCCCGGCCTGAGCCCCGGCCCTCTCTCACCACGGAGTAAACCCTCTTCCCCGGGACCCTGTCCTGAGATCAGGGATCTAGACCAGGCTTGTCAAGTCAAGAAGCCCCCAGGCCAGGCTGTGCCCCAGGTGCCCGTCATTCAGCTTTTCAAAGTCCTGAAGCAGCAGGACTACCTGTCTCTGCCCCCTTGGGAGGTCAACAAGCCTGGGGAGGTGTGTTGA
- the CSF2RB gene encoding cytokine receptor common subunit beta isoform X3 yields the protein MALTQRLLSMALLALCWGHRLAGAEETILLRTLRCYNDYTSHITCRWADTQDAQRLVNVTLFRRVNDRDPPEPVSCDLSEDMPWSACPYPRCVPRRCVIPYQSFVVTDVDYYSFRPDRPLGTQLTVTLTQHVQPPAPKDLQISTDQDHFLLTWSVAPGSPQSHWLSLGDLESEVVYKRLQDSWEDAATFLSNASQATLGPEHLMPSSTYVARVRTRLASGSRLSGRPSEWSPEVRWDSQPGDEAQPQNLQCFFDGAAVLSCSWEVRQEVASSVSFGLFYKPSPDAGEEECSPVLREGLGSLYTRHHCQIPVPDPGTHGQYIVSVQPRKAEKRIKSSENIQMAPPSLNVTRDGDSYSLRWETMKMQYEHIDHTFEIQYTKDTATWKDSKTETLQNAHSMALPALEPSTRYWARVRVRTSRTGYNGTWSDWSEVCSWDTESVLPMWVLALVVIFLTIAVLLALRFCGIYGYRLRRKWEERIPNPSKSHLFQNGSAELWTPGSMMAFTSGSPPHQGPWDSRFPELEGVFPVGFGESEVSPLTIEDLRHVCDPPSGPDTTPAASDLPTEQPPSPQPGPPASSHTPEKQVSSFDFNGPYLGPPHSRSLPDILGQPEPPQACGSQKSPPPGSLEYLCLPAGGQVQLVPLAQAMGHGQAMDVERRPSQGAAGSSSLESGGDPAPPALGPRVGGQDPKDSPVAIPASSGVPEDPGVASGYVSSADLVLPPHSGASAVSLVPSPGIPSDQTPSFCPGLASGPPGAPGPVKSGFEGYVELPPTEGQSPKSPVNNLVPPEVRSPVLNPGERRADVSPTSPQPEGLLVLQQVGDYCFLPGLSPGPLSPRSKPSSPGPCPEIRDLDQACQVKKPPGQAVPQVPVIQLFKVLKQQDYLSLPPWEVNKPGEVC from the exons ATGGCGCTGACCCAGAGGCTGCTCTCCATGGCCCTGCTGGCCCTGTGCTGGGGGCACAGACTGGCAGGGGCAGAAG AAACCATCCTGCTGCGGACCCTACGCTGCTACAATGACTACACCAGCCACATCACCTGCAGGTGGGCGGACACCCAGGATGCCCAGCGGCTTGTCAACGTGACCCTCTTTCGCcgggtgaatga CAGGGACCCTCCAGAGCCAGTGTCCTGTGACCTCAGTGAAGACATGCCCTGGTCAGCCTGCCCCTATCCCCGCTGCGTGCCCAGGAGATGTGTCATTCCTTACCAGAGTTTTGTCGTCACGGACGTTGACTACTACTCATTCCGACCAGACAGGCCTCTGGGCACCCAGCTCACCGTCACTCTGACCCAGCATG TCCAGCCTCCTGCGCCCAAGGACCTGCAGATCAGCACCGACCAGGACCACTTCCTGCTGACCTGGAGTGTGGCCCCTGGGAGTCCCCAGAGCCACTGGTTGTCCCTGGGGGATCTGGAGTCTGAGGTGGTCTACAAGCGGCTCCAGGATTCTTGGGAG GATGCAGCCACCTTCCTCTCCAACGCCTCTCAGGCCACCCTGGGGCCAGAGCACCTCATGCCCAGCAGCACCTATGTGGCCCGAGTGCGGACCCGCCTGGCCTCAGGCTCTCGGCTCTCGGGACGTCCCAGCGAGTGGAGCCCAGAGGTTCGCTGGGACTCCCAGCCAG GGGACGAGGCCCAGCCCCAGAACCTGCAGTGCTTCTTTGACGGGGCCGCCGTGCTCAGCTGCtcctgggaggtgaggcaggaggtggcCAGCTCAGTCTCCTTTGGCCTCTTCTACAAGCCCAGCCCAGATGCAGG GGAGGAAGAGTGCTCCCCAGTGCTGAGGGAGGGGCTCGGCAGCCTCTACACCAGGCACCACTGCCAGATTCCCGTGCCCGACCCCGGGACCCATGGCCAATACATCGTCTCCGTCCagccaaggaaggcagagaaaCGCATAAAGAGCTCAGAAAACA TCCAGATGGCCCCTCCATCCCTCAACGTGACCAGGGATGGAGACAGCTACAGTCTGCGCTGGGAAACAATGAAAATGCAATACGAACACATAGACCACACATTTGAGATCCAGTACACGAAAGACACGGCCACGTGGAAG GACAGCAAGACTGAGACCCTCCAGAACGCCCACAGCATGGCCCTGCCAGCCCTGGAGCCCTCCACCAGATACTGGGCCAGGGTGAGGGTCAGGACCTCCCGCACCGGCTACAATGGAACCTGGAGCGACTGGAGTGAGGTGTGCTCCTGGGACACCGAGTCGG TGCTGCCCATGTGGGTGCTGGCTCTCGTTGTGATCTTCCTCACCATCGCTGTGCTCTTGGCCCTCCGCTTCTGTGGCATCTACGGGTACAG GCTGCGTAGAAAGTGGGAGGAGAGGATCCCCAACCCCAGCAAGAGCCACCTGTTCCAG AACGGGAGTGCAGAGCTTTGGACCCCAGGCAGCATGATGGCCTTCACCAGCGGGAGCCCCCCACACCAGGGGCCGTGGGACAGCCGCTTCCCTGAGCTGGAGGG GGTGTTCCCTGTAGGATTCGGGGAGAGCGAGGTGTCACCTCTCACCATAGAGGACCTCAGGCATGTCTGTGATCCACCATCTGGGCCTGACACGACTCCAGCTGCCTCCGATCTGCCCACAGagcagccccccagcccccagccaggcccacctgcctcctcccacACGCCTGAGAAGCAGGTTTCCAGCTTTGACTTCAATGGGCCCTACCTGGGGCCGCCCCACAGCCGCTCCCTGCCTGACATCCTGGGCCAGCCAGAGCCCCCACAGGCGTGTGGGAGCCAGAAGTCCCCACCTCCAGGGTCCCTGGAGTACCTGTGTCTGCCTGCTGGGGGGCAGGTGCAGCTGGTCCCTCTGGCCCAGGCGATGGGACATGGCCAGGCCATGGACGTGGAGAGGAGGCCGAGCCAGGGGGCTGCAGGGAGTTCCTCCCTGGAGTCTGGGGGAGACCCTGCCCCTCCTGCTCTTGGGCCAAGGGTGGGAGGACAGGACCCAAAGGACAGTCCTGTGGCTATACCCGCGAGCTCTGGGGTTCCTGAGGACCCTGGAGTGGCCTCTGGTTACGTCTCCTCTGCAGACCTGGTACTCCCCCCACACTCAGGGGCCTCGGCTGTCTCCCTGGTTCCCTCTCCGGGCATCCCCTCAGACCAGACCCCCAGCTTCTGTCCTGGGCTGGCCAGTGGACCCCCTGGGGCCCCAGGCCCTGTGAAGTCAGGGTTTGAGGGCTATGTGGAGCTCCCTCCAACTGAGGGCCAGTCCCCCAAGTCCCCAGTGAACAATCTTGTCCCCCCTGAGGTCAGAAGCCCTGTCCTGAATCCAGGGGAACGCCGGGCAGATGTGTCCCCAACATCCCCACAGCCCGAGGGCCTCCTTGTCCTGCAGCAGGTGGGCGACTATTGCTTCCTCCCCGGCCTGAGCCCCGGCCCTCTCTCACCACGGAGTAAACCCTCTTCCCCGGGACCCTGTCCTGAGATCAGGGATCTAGACCAGGCTTGTCAAGTCAAGAAGCCCCCAGGCCAGGCTGTGCCCCAGGTGCCCGTCATTCAGCTTTTCAAAGTCCTGAAGCAGCAGGACTACCTGTCTCTGCCCCCTTGGGAGGTCAACAAGCCTGGGGAGGTGTGTTGA
- the CSF2RB gene encoding cytokine receptor common subunit beta isoform X6: protein MIQPPAPKDLQISTDQDHFLLTWSVAPGSPQSHWLSLGDLESEVVYKRLQDSWEDAATFLSNASQATLGPEHLMPSSTYVARVRTRLASGSRLSGRPSEWSPEVRWDSQPGDEAQPQNLQCFFDGAAVLSCSWEVRQEVASSVSFGLFYKPSPDAGSAVLLREEECSPVLREGLGSLYTRHHCQIPVPDPGTHGQYIVSVQPRKAEKRIKSSENIQMAPPSLNVTRDGDSYSLRWETMKMQYEHIDHTFEIQYTKDTATWKDSKTETLQNAHSMALPALEPSTRYWARVRVRTSRTGYNGTWSDWSEVCSWDTESVLPMWVLALVVIFLTIAVLLALRFCGIYGYRLRRKWEERIPNPSKSHLFQNGSAELWTPGSMMAFTSGSPPHQGPWDSRFPELEGVFPVGFGESEVSPLTIEDLRHVCDPPSGPDTTPAASDLPTEQPPSPQPGPPASSHTPEKQVSSFDFNGPYLGPPHSRSLPDILGQPEPPQACGSQKSPPPGSLEYLCLPAGGQVQLVPLAQAMGHGQAMDVERRPSQGAAGSSSLESGGDPAPPALGPRVGGQDPKDSPVAIPASSGVPEDPGVASGYVSSADLVLPPHSGASAVSLVPSPGIPSDQTPSFCPGLASGPPGAPGPVKSGFEGYVELPPTEGQSPKSPVNNLVPPEVRSPVLNPGERRADVSPTSPQPEGLLVLQQVGDYCFLPGLSPGPLSPRSKPSSPGPCPEIRDLDQACQVKKPPGQAVPQVPVIQLFKVLKQQDYLSLPPWEVNKPGEVC, encoded by the exons atga TCCAGCCTCCTGCGCCCAAGGACCTGCAGATCAGCACCGACCAGGACCACTTCCTGCTGACCTGGAGTGTGGCCCCTGGGAGTCCCCAGAGCCACTGGTTGTCCCTGGGGGATCTGGAGTCTGAGGTGGTCTACAAGCGGCTCCAGGATTCTTGGGAG GATGCAGCCACCTTCCTCTCCAACGCCTCTCAGGCCACCCTGGGGCCAGAGCACCTCATGCCCAGCAGCACCTATGTGGCCCGAGTGCGGACCCGCCTGGCCTCAGGCTCTCGGCTCTCGGGACGTCCCAGCGAGTGGAGCCCAGAGGTTCGCTGGGACTCCCAGCCAG GGGACGAGGCCCAGCCCCAGAACCTGCAGTGCTTCTTTGACGGGGCCGCCGTGCTCAGCTGCtcctgggaggtgaggcaggaggtggcCAGCTCAGTCTCCTTTGGCCTCTTCTACAAGCCCAGCCCAGATGCAGG CTCTGCTGTGCTCCTCAGGGAGGAAGAGTGCTCCCCAGTGCTGAGGGAGGGGCTCGGCAGCCTCTACACCAGGCACCACTGCCAGATTCCCGTGCCCGACCCCGGGACCCATGGCCAATACATCGTCTCCGTCCagccaaggaaggcagagaaaCGCATAAAGAGCTCAGAAAACA TCCAGATGGCCCCTCCATCCCTCAACGTGACCAGGGATGGAGACAGCTACAGTCTGCGCTGGGAAACAATGAAAATGCAATACGAACACATAGACCACACATTTGAGATCCAGTACACGAAAGACACGGCCACGTGGAAG GACAGCAAGACTGAGACCCTCCAGAACGCCCACAGCATGGCCCTGCCAGCCCTGGAGCCCTCCACCAGATACTGGGCCAGGGTGAGGGTCAGGACCTCCCGCACCGGCTACAATGGAACCTGGAGCGACTGGAGTGAGGTGTGCTCCTGGGACACCGAGTCGG TGCTGCCCATGTGGGTGCTGGCTCTCGTTGTGATCTTCCTCACCATCGCTGTGCTCTTGGCCCTCCGCTTCTGTGGCATCTACGGGTACAG GCTGCGTAGAAAGTGGGAGGAGAGGATCCCCAACCCCAGCAAGAGCCACCTGTTCCAG AACGGGAGTGCAGAGCTTTGGACCCCAGGCAGCATGATGGCCTTCACCAGCGGGAGCCCCCCACACCAGGGGCCGTGGGACAGCCGCTTCCCTGAGCTGGAGGG GGTGTTCCCTGTAGGATTCGGGGAGAGCGAGGTGTCACCTCTCACCATAGAGGACCTCAGGCATGTCTGTGATCCACCATCTGGGCCTGACACGACTCCAGCTGCCTCCGATCTGCCCACAGagcagccccccagcccccagccaggcccacctgcctcctcccacACGCCTGAGAAGCAGGTTTCCAGCTTTGACTTCAATGGGCCCTACCTGGGGCCGCCCCACAGCCGCTCCCTGCCTGACATCCTGGGCCAGCCAGAGCCCCCACAGGCGTGTGGGAGCCAGAAGTCCCCACCTCCAGGGTCCCTGGAGTACCTGTGTCTGCCTGCTGGGGGGCAGGTGCAGCTGGTCCCTCTGGCCCAGGCGATGGGACATGGCCAGGCCATGGACGTGGAGAGGAGGCCGAGCCAGGGGGCTGCAGGGAGTTCCTCCCTGGAGTCTGGGGGAGACCCTGCCCCTCCTGCTCTTGGGCCAAGGGTGGGAGGACAGGACCCAAAGGACAGTCCTGTGGCTATACCCGCGAGCTCTGGGGTTCCTGAGGACCCTGGAGTGGCCTCTGGTTACGTCTCCTCTGCAGACCTGGTACTCCCCCCACACTCAGGGGCCTCGGCTGTCTCCCTGGTTCCCTCTCCGGGCATCCCCTCAGACCAGACCCCCAGCTTCTGTCCTGGGCTGGCCAGTGGACCCCCTGGGGCCCCAGGCCCTGTGAAGTCAGGGTTTGAGGGCTATGTGGAGCTCCCTCCAACTGAGGGCCAGTCCCCCAAGTCCCCAGTGAACAATCTTGTCCCCCCTGAGGTCAGAAGCCCTGTCCTGAATCCAGGGGAACGCCGGGCAGATGTGTCCCCAACATCCCCACAGCCCGAGGGCCTCCTTGTCCTGCAGCAGGTGGGCGACTATTGCTTCCTCCCCGGCCTGAGCCCCGGCCCTCTCTCACCACGGAGTAAACCCTCTTCCCCGGGACCCTGTCCTGAGATCAGGGATCTAGACCAGGCTTGTCAAGTCAAGAAGCCCCCAGGCCAGGCTGTGCCCCAGGTGCCCGTCATTCAGCTTTTCAAAGTCCTGAAGCAGCAGGACTACCTGTCTCTGCCCCCTTGGGAGGTCAACAAGCCTGGGGAGGTGTGTTGA
- the CSF2RB gene encoding cytokine receptor common subunit beta isoform X1, whose amino-acid sequence MALTQRLLSMALLALCWGHRLAGAEETILLRTLRCYNDYTSHITCRWADTQDAQRLVNVTLFRRVNDRDPPEPVSCDLSEDMPWSACPYPRCVPRRCVIPYQSFVVTDVDYYSFRPDRPLGTQLTVTLTQHVQPPAPKDLQISTDQDHFLLTWSVAPGSPQSHWLSLGDLESEVVYKRLQDSWEDAATFLSNASQATLGPEHLMPSSTYVARVRTRLASGSRLSGRPSEWSPEVRWDSQPGDEAQPQNLQCFFDGAAVLSCSWEVRQEVASSVSFGLFYKPSPDAGSAVLLREEECSPVLREGLGSLYTRHHCQIPVPDPGTHGQYIVSVQPRKAEKRIKSSENIQMAPPSLNVTRDGDSYSLRWETMKMQYEHIDHTFEIQYTKDTATWKDSKTETLQNAHSMALPALEPSTRYWARVRVRTSRTGYNGTWSDWSEVCSWDTESVLPMWVLALVVIFLTIAVLLALRFCGIYGYRLRRKWEERIPNPSKSHLFQNGSAELWTPGSMMAFTSGSPPHQGPWDSRFPELEGVFPVGFGESEVSPLTIEDLRHVCDPPSGPDTTPAASDLPTEQPPSPQPGPPASSHTPEKQVSSFDFNGPYLGPPHSRSLPDILGQPEPPQACGSQKSPPPGSLEYLCLPAGGQVQLVPLAQAMGHGQAMDVERRPSQGAAGSSSLESGGDPAPPALGPRVGGQDPKDSPVAIPASSGVPEDPGVASGYVSSADLVLPPHSGASAVSLVPSPGIPSDQTPSFCPGLASGPPGAPGPVKSGFEGYVELPPTEGQSPKSPVNNLVPPEVRSPVLNPGERRADVSPTSPQPEGLLVLQQVGDYCFLPGLSPGPLSPRSKPSSPGPCPEIRDLDQACQVKKPPGQAVPQVPVIQLFKVLKQQDYLSLPPWEVNKPGEVC is encoded by the exons ATGGCGCTGACCCAGAGGCTGCTCTCCATGGCCCTGCTGGCCCTGTGCTGGGGGCACAGACTGGCAGGGGCAGAAG AAACCATCCTGCTGCGGACCCTACGCTGCTACAATGACTACACCAGCCACATCACCTGCAGGTGGGCGGACACCCAGGATGCCCAGCGGCTTGTCAACGTGACCCTCTTTCGCcgggtgaatga CAGGGACCCTCCAGAGCCAGTGTCCTGTGACCTCAGTGAAGACATGCCCTGGTCAGCCTGCCCCTATCCCCGCTGCGTGCCCAGGAGATGTGTCATTCCTTACCAGAGTTTTGTCGTCACGGACGTTGACTACTACTCATTCCGACCAGACAGGCCTCTGGGCACCCAGCTCACCGTCACTCTGACCCAGCATG TCCAGCCTCCTGCGCCCAAGGACCTGCAGATCAGCACCGACCAGGACCACTTCCTGCTGACCTGGAGTGTGGCCCCTGGGAGTCCCCAGAGCCACTGGTTGTCCCTGGGGGATCTGGAGTCTGAGGTGGTCTACAAGCGGCTCCAGGATTCTTGGGAG GATGCAGCCACCTTCCTCTCCAACGCCTCTCAGGCCACCCTGGGGCCAGAGCACCTCATGCCCAGCAGCACCTATGTGGCCCGAGTGCGGACCCGCCTGGCCTCAGGCTCTCGGCTCTCGGGACGTCCCAGCGAGTGGAGCCCAGAGGTTCGCTGGGACTCCCAGCCAG GGGACGAGGCCCAGCCCCAGAACCTGCAGTGCTTCTTTGACGGGGCCGCCGTGCTCAGCTGCtcctgggaggtgaggcaggaggtggcCAGCTCAGTCTCCTTTGGCCTCTTCTACAAGCCCAGCCCAGATGCAGG CTCTGCTGTGCTCCTCAGGGAGGAAGAGTGCTCCCCAGTGCTGAGGGAGGGGCTCGGCAGCCTCTACACCAGGCACCACTGCCAGATTCCCGTGCCCGACCCCGGGACCCATGGCCAATACATCGTCTCCGTCCagccaaggaaggcagagaaaCGCATAAAGAGCTCAGAAAACA TCCAGATGGCCCCTCCATCCCTCAACGTGACCAGGGATGGAGACAGCTACAGTCTGCGCTGGGAAACAATGAAAATGCAATACGAACACATAGACCACACATTTGAGATCCAGTACACGAAAGACACGGCCACGTGGAAG GACAGCAAGACTGAGACCCTCCAGAACGCCCACAGCATGGCCCTGCCAGCCCTGGAGCCCTCCACCAGATACTGGGCCAGGGTGAGGGTCAGGACCTCCCGCACCGGCTACAATGGAACCTGGAGCGACTGGAGTGAGGTGTGCTCCTGGGACACCGAGTCGG TGCTGCCCATGTGGGTGCTGGCTCTCGTTGTGATCTTCCTCACCATCGCTGTGCTCTTGGCCCTCCGCTTCTGTGGCATCTACGGGTACAG GCTGCGTAGAAAGTGGGAGGAGAGGATCCCCAACCCCAGCAAGAGCCACCTGTTCCAG AACGGGAGTGCAGAGCTTTGGACCCCAGGCAGCATGATGGCCTTCACCAGCGGGAGCCCCCCACACCAGGGGCCGTGGGACAGCCGCTTCCCTGAGCTGGAGGG GGTGTTCCCTGTAGGATTCGGGGAGAGCGAGGTGTCACCTCTCACCATAGAGGACCTCAGGCATGTCTGTGATCCACCATCTGGGCCTGACACGACTCCAGCTGCCTCCGATCTGCCCACAGagcagccccccagcccccagccaggcccacctgcctcctcccacACGCCTGAGAAGCAGGTTTCCAGCTTTGACTTCAATGGGCCCTACCTGGGGCCGCCCCACAGCCGCTCCCTGCCTGACATCCTGGGCCAGCCAGAGCCCCCACAGGCGTGTGGGAGCCAGAAGTCCCCACCTCCAGGGTCCCTGGAGTACCTGTGTCTGCCTGCTGGGGGGCAGGTGCAGCTGGTCCCTCTGGCCCAGGCGATGGGACATGGCCAGGCCATGGACGTGGAGAGGAGGCCGAGCCAGGGGGCTGCAGGGAGTTCCTCCCTGGAGTCTGGGGGAGACCCTGCCCCTCCTGCTCTTGGGCCAAGGGTGGGAGGACAGGACCCAAAGGACAGTCCTGTGGCTATACCCGCGAGCTCTGGGGTTCCTGAGGACCCTGGAGTGGCCTCTGGTTACGTCTCCTCTGCAGACCTGGTACTCCCCCCACACTCAGGGGCCTCGGCTGTCTCCCTGGTTCCCTCTCCGGGCATCCCCTCAGACCAGACCCCCAGCTTCTGTCCTGGGCTGGCCAGTGGACCCCCTGGGGCCCCAGGCCCTGTGAAGTCAGGGTTTGAGGGCTATGTGGAGCTCCCTCCAACTGAGGGCCAGTCCCCCAAGTCCCCAGTGAACAATCTTGTCCCCCCTGAGGTCAGAAGCCCTGTCCTGAATCCAGGGGAACGCCGGGCAGATGTGTCCCCAACATCCCCACAGCCCGAGGGCCTCCTTGTCCTGCAGCAGGTGGGCGACTATTGCTTCCTCCCCGGCCTGAGCCCCGGCCCTCTCTCACCACGGAGTAAACCCTCTTCCCCGGGACCCTGTCCTGAGATCAGGGATCTAGACCAGGCTTGTCAAGTCAAGAAGCCCCCAGGCCAGGCTGTGCCCCAGGTGCCCGTCATTCAGCTTTTCAAAGTCCTGAAGCAGCAGGACTACCTGTCTCTGCCCCCTTGGGAGGTCAACAAGCCTGGGGAGGTGTGTTGA